A portion of the Sulfuricurvum kujiense DSM 16994 genome contains these proteins:
- a CDS encoding tetratricopeptide repeat protein, which produces MSFLHAEFFVWMVLPVLVLFYFWQTQKSPHSAVFGEAVFNRLHAPEITMGLRTRNILFLIAALLLIAAMAQPVILQDEAASEGRADVLIALDLSKKSLEAFEEEKRTAINTIRRLKGENIAVFGYDTRPYRITPYTTDSEMAAALVSGLDSEVMRQFKSDSSALDKFRSDEGMIIIIGDPTNEHNTRLSGIIERIEKIKTAQRLYVHVPLFYYPLGLAMVLIWIALSSMSKRRSVPAAAILMALSIGNVSGHAGILDFQILNSGYRAYEKGDYLQSAHYFKSYQNAHDSPEIRYNIANALYKAGAYREALYWYRQVHTSNPLLAQKAAYNLSLCEAKIHIGSKSGENQKRDRDEPISHEIQPLPKKSPNEIKTRLYPM; this is translated from the coding sequence ATGAGTTTTTTGCATGCCGAATTTTTTGTCTGGATGGTTCTGCCGGTTCTTGTACTGTTTTATTTCTGGCAGACTCAAAAGTCCCCCCATTCCGCCGTATTCGGCGAAGCCGTTTTTAACCGCCTGCATGCGCCGGAAATTACGATGGGGCTGCGAACCAGAAATATTTTGTTTTTGATTGCCGCCCTTTTGCTGATCGCTGCTATGGCACAGCCTGTGATACTTCAGGACGAAGCGGCATCGGAGGGGAGGGCAGACGTATTGATCGCTTTGGATCTCTCCAAAAAGTCGCTTGAAGCATTTGAAGAAGAGAAACGAACGGCGATCAATACGATCCGACGTCTTAAGGGGGAGAATATCGCCGTATTCGGCTATGATACACGGCCCTATCGTATCACTCCCTACACGACGGATTCGGAAATGGCGGCGGCATTGGTCAGCGGGTTGGATTCTGAGGTCATGCGGCAGTTTAAAAGCGATAGCTCAGCGCTAGATAAATTCCGATCCGACGAGGGGATGATAATTATTATCGGAGATCCGACAAATGAGCATAATACCCGGCTTTCCGGGATTATTGAGAGGATAGAAAAAATCAAAACCGCTCAGCGCCTTTATGTTCATGTACCCCTTTTCTACTATCCTCTGGGACTGGCGATGGTGCTGATTTGGATAGCCCTCTCTTCGATGAGTAAACGGCGTAGCGTCCCCGCCGCCGCGATTTTAATGGCGCTTAGTATAGGGAATGTTTCGGGGCATGCGGGGATATTGGACTTTCAAATACTCAATAGCGGATATAGAGCATACGAAAAAGGCGATTACCTCCAAAGCGCACACTATTTCAAATCATACCAAAATGCTCACGACTCTCCTGAAATACGTTATAACATTGCCAATGCCCTTTATAAGGCCGGAGCGTATCGGGAAGCACTGTATTGGTATCGGCAGGTTCATACGAGCAACCCGCTTTTAGCGCAAAAAGCAGCCTATAACCTCTCTCTTTGCGAAGCCAAGATCCATATCGGGAGCAAAAGCGGTGAAAACCAAAAAAGGGATCGGGATGAGCCGATTTCACACGAAATTCAGCCACTACCGAAAAAGAGTCCTAACGAGATAAAGACGCGTCTTTATCCTATGTGA
- the nadA gene encoding quinolinate synthase NadA, producing MGLNTEELKQKIIDLKNRLSVTVVAHFYQRDEVFEMGDITGDSLELAKRTMADDKEFVVFCGVGFMGQSVKILSPEKRVVMPKVACCAMAKMIDGLYYDQSIAKLEEAGIKADDILPITYINSDAAVKARVGKMGGMVCTSSNAKIIITKALGEGKKILFVPDRCLGQNIARQMGLKSCVIGDGTDPKEADIICYDGFCSVHQLFSVEDIEFYRNKYPGILIAVHPECDPAICERADFVGSTSQLIKYITELPANQKVAVGTEFNMVNRLRPSNTYILSSTKPECPTMNETTLEDLYAVLKSIEEGAPINEIEVDEDTAHWAKIALERMMAL from the coding sequence ATGGGTTTGAATACCGAAGAATTGAAACAAAAAATCATCGATTTAAAAAATCGCCTCAGTGTAACGGTCGTAGCACACTTCTATCAACGCGACGAAGTGTTCGAGATGGGGGATATTACCGGCGATTCGCTTGAGCTTGCCAAGCGCACTATGGCGGATGATAAAGAGTTCGTCGTATTTTGCGGTGTGGGATTTATGGGACAAAGCGTCAAAATCCTCAGCCCTGAAAAACGGGTCGTGATGCCGAAAGTCGCCTGCTGTGCGATGGCAAAAATGATCGACGGACTCTATTACGACCAGTCGATCGCTAAGCTAGAAGAAGCAGGAATCAAAGCGGACGATATTTTACCGATCACCTATATCAATTCCGATGCAGCCGTCAAAGCCCGTGTCGGGAAAATGGGGGGGATGGTCTGCACCAGTTCCAATGCGAAGATAATTATCACTAAGGCGCTGGGTGAGGGGAAAAAGATTTTATTCGTCCCCGATCGCTGTCTGGGGCAGAATATCGCTCGTCAGATGGGGCTGAAATCGTGTGTCATCGGAGACGGAACCGACCCCAAAGAAGCCGATATCATCTGCTACGACGGGTTCTGCTCCGTTCATCAGCTCTTCAGTGTAGAGGACATCGAGTTCTATCGCAATAAATATCCGGGGATTTTGATCGCCGTCCACCCCGAGTGTGATCCCGCTATCTGCGAGCGTGCCGATTTTGTCGGCTCTACCTCTCAGCTGATCAAATACATCACGGAACTTCCGGCGAATCAAAAAGTGGCAGTCGGGACAGAGTTTAATATGGTCAATCGCCTCCGTCCGAGTAATACCTATATCCTCTCATCGACGAAACCGGAGTGTCCGACGATGAACGAGACGACGTTGGAAGATTTGTATGCGGTTCTTAAATCGATCGAGGAAGGTGCGCCGATCAATGAGATCGAGGTGGACGAAGATACGGCACACTGGGCAAAAATCGCGTTAGAGAGGATGATGGCGTTATGA
- a CDS encoding YfhL family 4Fe-4S dicluster ferredoxin — translation MPLLIVDECIACDACREECPMDAIEEGDPIYIIDPDRCTECVGTYDEPACIAVCPVDCIIPDKDNVETMQELLYKHKQLMEEEE, via the coding sequence ATGCCACTACTAATAGTCGATGAATGTATCGCATGCGACGCATGCCGTGAAGAGTGCCCGATGGATGCAATTGAAGAGGGCGACCCGATTTATATCATCGATCCAGACCGCTGCACCGAATGTGTAGGAACCTACGATGAGCCTGCTTGTATTGCCGTCTGTCCGGTCGATTGTATTATTCCGGATAAAGACAACGTCGAAACGATGCAAGAGCTTCTTTATAAACACAAACAACTGATGGAAGAAGAGGAGTAA
- a CDS encoding prephenate dehydrogenase translates to MKIGIVGLGLMGGSMALALKHLSFISSIVGCDHNEEHQKIALQRKLVESFMSFEELKQECDVIFLAIPVNGVIEFLQKSTDLAGSDKTLIDLGSTKALIVDAIPPVIRSNVVAAHPMTGTEQFGPSAALEGLYAEKVVVLCDLEHSGATQRDTALRIFQAIGMQIRTMGAAQHDRHAAFISHMPHVISYALANTVLAQEEKENILTLAAGGFRSMSRLAKSSPAMWEDIFRQNRENVLEAVELFEVELQTLKTALKNEDYAELRREMKGANKLYEIFT, encoded by the coding sequence ATGAAGATCGGTATTGTAGGGCTAGGATTAATGGGAGGTTCAATGGCACTGGCGTTGAAACACCTCTCTTTTATCTCTTCTATCGTCGGGTGCGATCATAATGAAGAGCATCAGAAAATAGCGCTGCAACGGAAACTGGTCGAATCGTTTATGAGTTTTGAAGAGCTGAAACAAGAGTGTGATGTCATTTTCCTGGCCATCCCCGTCAACGGTGTTATCGAATTCTTGCAAAAATCGACCGATTTGGCCGGAAGCGATAAAACATTGATCGATTTGGGAAGTACCAAAGCCCTCATTGTCGATGCCATTCCCCCTGTTATCCGTTCAAACGTCGTCGCCGCCCATCCGATGACGGGAACCGAGCAATTCGGTCCGAGCGCCGCATTGGAAGGCCTGTACGCTGAAAAAGTGGTCGTATTGTGTGATCTGGAGCACAGCGGAGCTACTCAGCGCGATACGGCACTTCGTATTTTTCAGGCGATCGGGATGCAGATCCGCACGATGGGTGCCGCGCAGCATGACCGCCATGCCGCCTTTATCAGCCATATGCCCCACGTCATCTCCTATGCACTCGCCAATACCGTATTGGCACAGGAAGAGAAAGAAAACATCCTTACCCTTGCCGCAGGGGGATTTAGATCGATGAGCCGATTGGCAAAAAGTTCTCCGGCGATGTGGGAGGATATCTTTCGCCAAAACCGTGAAAATGTCCTCGAAGCGGTCGAGCTCTTCGAAGTGGAGCTGCAAACGCTAAAAACCGCTCTCAAAAATGAAGATTATGCCGAATTGCGCCGTGAAATGAAAGGTGCCAATAAACTCTATGAAATTTTCACATAG
- the hsrA gene encoding homeostatic response regulator transcription factor HsrA, producing the protein MRILIIEDEVTLNKTLAEGLKEFGYQSDVVETLKDGEYYLDIRNYDLILMDWMLPDGNSVDIIPDIKSNTPKTVVVVLSARDDNESEIEALKSGADDYIRKPFDFDVLVARIEARLRFGGSNIIEIDDLTINPEEEKIIYKEKEIELKGKPFEVLTHLARHRDQIVSKEQLLDAIWEEPELVTPNVIEVAINQIRQKMDKPLGITTIETVRRRGYRFCFPKEA; encoded by the coding sequence ATGCGTATTCTGATCATTGAAGATGAAGTAACCCTCAACAAAACCCTTGCAGAAGGGCTCAAAGAATTTGGTTACCAAAGCGACGTCGTTGAAACGTTAAAAGACGGCGAATATTATCTCGATATCCGTAATTATGACCTAATCTTGATGGATTGGATGTTGCCTGACGGTAACAGCGTCGATATCATCCCAGACATTAAAAGCAACACGCCTAAAACCGTAGTAGTTGTTCTCTCGGCACGTGATGACAACGAAAGCGAAATCGAAGCACTTAAATCGGGTGCCGATGATTATATCCGCAAACCGTTTGATTTTGACGTCCTTGTCGCCCGTATCGAAGCACGCTTACGTTTCGGTGGAAGCAATATCATCGAAATCGATGATTTGACGATCAATCCTGAAGAGGAAAAAATCATCTATAAAGAAAAAGAGATCGAACTTAAAGGGAAACCTTTCGAAGTATTGACTCACCTTGCCCGTCACCGTGACCAAATCGTCTCTAAAGAGCAATTGCTTGATGCGATCTGGGAAGAGCCTGAACTCGTTACTCCGAACGTTATCGAGGTTGCAATCAACCAAATCCGCCAAAAAATGGATAAACCGCTCGGAATTACTACGATCGAAACTGTACGCCGCCGAGGATACCGCTTTTGTTTTCCAAAAGAAGCATAA
- the plsY gene encoding glycerol-3-phosphate 1-O-acyltransferase PlsY, with the protein MDFLFNLNVQFYLAAYLLGGIPFGLILAKVFAGVNITEAGSQSIGATNVLRVVKETNPSLAKKLGAATLALDALKGIIVVLAAKYFELSDSAQWLVAVLAVVGHCFSPYMWFEGGKGVATGMGVMAVMLPVPTVIALVVWAVAAKTIRISSLSSMLGLAALVVSSFILYPAMFHAPVLFIAFILFYKHIPNFVRLVKGEEKRVA; encoded by the coding sequence ATGGATTTTTTATTTAATCTCAATGTTCAATTTTACCTCGCCGCCTATCTTTTGGGCGGGATCCCGTTCGGACTCATTTTGGCAAAAGTGTTCGCCGGAGTCAATATTACCGAAGCCGGATCACAAAGCATCGGAGCTACGAATGTTTTGCGCGTTGTCAAAGAGACCAACCCCTCTCTCGCGAAAAAACTGGGTGCGGCAACCCTCGCACTCGATGCACTTAAAGGGATTATTGTCGTCCTGGCCGCCAAATACTTCGAACTCAGCGACAGCGCCCAATGGCTTGTTGCCGTCTTGGCGGTTGTCGGACACTGCTTTAGCCCGTATATGTGGTTTGAAGGGGGCAAAGGGGTTGCGACGGGGATGGGCGTTATGGCAGTCATGCTTCCGGTCCCGACGGTAATCGCTCTGGTCGTATGGGCGGTTGCCGCCAAAACAATCCGTATCTCATCACTTTCTTCGATGCTCGGGCTTGCCGCTCTTGTCGTCTCCTCATTTATCCTTTATCCTGCGATGTTTCACGCTCCGGTACTTTTTATCGCTTTTATCCTTTTTTATAAACATATCCCCAACTTTGTCCGCCTTGTCAAAGGGGAAGAGAAACGGGTCGCATGA
- the bamA gene encoding outer membrane protein assembly factor BamA, whose translation MKTITLSLIVASALVHASAQNVQSIHYDGMVHISEAVAKRLNEVKVGEPLNAAAVDKTVKNFFEQGYFEDVWAEEEEGKVTFHFKEKPTISKIELKGYKENDEEAKKALLQIDKGSLYDPKRVEEAKKRIVDALSQDGKIDSVVEIETEKLENGSMRVTFIANEGQEIIIKKLTYAGVLTQDSEEFDSMIANKEEQFMGWMWGRNDGKMKVAELQYDPLRIRDFYMQRGFLDAKIDEPFVAVDFDHYTAQMSYNIFEGDVYRVSDILLFQDTKVIDDQALLDVITLEKNKPFNIKTFREDAERIKTKIADLGYAYVQVQPDLKKDKEGKSVDVVYRIIPGKKVHIRKVIISGNNRTLDRVVRRELFLAPGDLYSLTNLKDSRNAIGRTGYFESNTIEEKRIDDETMDLIVQTKEAPTGNIQLGGGYGSFGGILVSVAVSDRNIFGSGINVGLNLEKSQRTSNYSFNISNPRLNDSDFSGNFSVYNSSTEYDSYSTDSKGISVGTGHRFNRFVNGYVGYNYSQNSYSDIDLNTTTLDPRYYESYSKSSVVVSATFDNTDDYYVPREGMTLSESIEMAGVGGDAEFWKSRTTFGVYQGLQKWTDFDLILRYKARFNYASEGGGYLPLGEKFYMGGIGSVRGYQAYSISPTKGVDRNGDPYKIGGTQTFSNNLEFSVPLVPEAKMRATAFIDYGMIGESSISEIKRGGYGVSLEWFSPVGPLQLVFANPIGDKEHDDIAHFEFTIGQRF comes from the coding sequence TTGAAAACAATTACCCTCTCTTTGATAGTCGCAAGTGCATTAGTGCACGCATCTGCGCAAAACGTCCAATCGATCCACTATGACGGAATGGTTCATATTTCCGAAGCTGTCGCAAAGCGGCTTAATGAGGTTAAAGTCGGTGAGCCTTTAAATGCTGCCGCCGTTGATAAAACGGTTAAAAACTTTTTCGAGCAAGGCTATTTTGAAGATGTTTGGGCAGAGGAAGAAGAGGGGAAAGTCACTTTTCATTTCAAAGAGAAACCGACTATCTCTAAAATCGAGCTGAAAGGGTATAAAGAGAACGATGAAGAGGCAAAAAAAGCTTTGCTTCAAATCGATAAAGGTTCTCTGTATGATCCTAAAAGAGTCGAAGAAGCCAAAAAGCGGATTGTCGATGCGTTGAGCCAGGACGGTAAAATTGATTCGGTGGTCGAAATCGAGACCGAAAAGCTTGAAAACGGCAGTATGCGTGTTACCTTTATTGCCAATGAAGGGCAGGAAATTATCATTAAAAAGCTCACTTACGCGGGAGTTTTAACACAGGATTCCGAAGAGTTCGACAGCATGATCGCCAATAAAGAAGAGCAGTTTATGGGGTGGATGTGGGGACGTAACGACGGTAAGATGAAAGTGGCCGAGTTGCAGTACGACCCGCTCCGAATCCGCGATTTTTATATGCAGCGCGGTTTTCTCGATGCCAAAATCGACGAGCCGTTTGTAGCGGTCGATTTTGATCACTATACGGCCCAGATGAGCTATAACATCTTTGAAGGGGATGTTTACCGCGTATCCGATATTTTGCTGTTTCAAGATACCAAAGTGATTGACGATCAGGCGCTTCTGGACGTCATCACCTTGGAAAAAAACAAACCGTTCAATATCAAAACGTTCCGTGAGGATGCGGAGCGGATCAAGACAAAAATTGCCGATTTGGGATACGCTTACGTTCAGGTACAGCCCGATTTGAAAAAAGATAAAGAAGGGAAAAGCGTTGATGTCGTATACCGCATTATCCCGGGCAAAAAAGTACATATCCGTAAAGTGATCATTTCAGGGAATAACCGAACGCTGGACCGTGTAGTCCGGCGTGAGCTTTTCTTGGCACCGGGCGATCTTTATAGCTTGACAAACCTCAAAGACTCCCGTAATGCGATCGGGCGTACCGGATATTTTGAGAGTAATACGATTGAAGAGAAACGGATTGATGATGAGACGATGGATCTTATCGTCCAAACCAAAGAGGCACCGACAGGGAATATTCAGCTCGGTGGAGGATACGGGAGCTTCGGCGGTATCTTGGTCAGTGTGGCGGTGAGCGATCGCAATATTTTTGGTTCCGGGATCAATGTCGGGCTCAATCTTGAGAAATCTCAGCGTACCAGCAACTACTCTTTCAATATTTCCAACCCGCGTCTCAACGACAGTGATTTCAGCGGCAATTTTTCCGTCTATAACAGTTCGACCGAATACGATAGCTATAGCACCGATTCCAAAGGGATAAGTGTCGGAACGGGACACCGCTTTAACCGTTTTGTAAACGGCTATGTGGGGTACAACTATTCACAAAACAGCTACAGCGATATTGATCTTAATACGACAACGCTTGATCCACGCTATTACGAAAGCTACTCTAAAAGCTCTGTCGTCGTTTCGGCGACGTTTGACAATACCGATGACTATTACGTTCCGCGTGAGGGGATGACACTTTCGGAGAGTATCGAAATGGCCGGGGTCGGCGGGGATGCGGAGTTTTGGAAAAGCCGTACCACTTTCGGCGTCTATCAAGGGCTTCAGAAATGGACCGATTTTGACCTGATCCTTCGCTATAAAGCCCGCTTTAACTATGCCAGTGAAGGGGGCGGTTATCTCCCGCTGGGTGAGAAATTCTATATGGGGGGGATCGGTTCGGTTCGCGGATATCAAGCATACTCCATTTCACCGACAAAAGGGGTTGACAGAAACGGAGATCCGTATAAAATCGGCGGAACTCAAACGTTTTCCAATAACCTTGAGTTCAGTGTCCCTCTGGTTCCGGAAGCAAAAATGCGGGCAACGGCATTCATCGATTACGGTATGATCGGTGAGAGCAGTATAAGCGAGATCAAACGCGGAGGTTACGGGGTTTCTTTAGAATGGTTCAGCCCTGTCGGACCGCTTCAGCTTGTATTCGCCAATCCGATCGGCGATAAAGAGCACGATGATATCGCCCACTTCGAATTTACAATCGGGCAGAGATTTTAG
- a CDS encoding Ppx/GppA phosphatase family protein codes for MAKCTAVIDIGSNSMRLAVFQKTSRFAFHILHEVKSSVRISENAYKNGGYLQSDAMDRTALALGEFLSIAKSFDARKILCVATSAVRDAPNANIFLSRIRREYSLSIKVISGEKEAYFGGVACANLLPPTLEALSVDVGGGSSEFALLRNGKVEQLYSLNIGTVRIKELFFDTDNIPGAIAYIDEALKQLPSSLSTEALIGVGGTFRALSRALMKKESYPLNKLHAYTTDSTAFLRFAGQIMEAAPKKLKSLFIKPDRFDTIKPGTLILDRIIRHIQAKTLICSGVGVREGVFLSDMLRNSGDTFPANYNPSVRYLLDTYAQHSTHAQQCAHLSKRLFALLHIPLEIDPSYRYELAIAAKLLSIGIGIRYYAYQRHSHYLAMSALDYGLSHPQLALISHLLLFKKGASSSSLIPKDGYGKLLPDNATLDTLSSLLWLSHILLAARVDASEIELSLEGNQLIIGGKSTYLAREQLKNIVLPKNLSVVFA; via the coding sequence ATGGCAAAATGTACCGCCGTCATCGATATTGGAAGCAATTCCATGCGCCTGGCGGTATTTCAAAAAACAAGCCGTTTCGCCTTTCATATCCTTCACGAAGTTAAGAGTTCCGTCCGCATCAGTGAAAACGCCTATAAAAACGGCGGATATCTTCAATCTGATGCGATGGACCGTACGGCTCTAGCACTGGGCGAATTTTTATCCATTGCCAAATCTTTCGATGCGAGAAAGATTCTCTGTGTCGCTACTTCGGCCGTTCGCGATGCCCCTAACGCCAATATTTTTCTCTCTCGGATACGTCGGGAATATTCATTGTCGATCAAAGTAATCAGCGGTGAAAAAGAAGCCTATTTCGGCGGTGTAGCCTGTGCCAATCTTCTCCCTCCGACCCTCGAAGCGCTCAGTGTCGACGTCGGCGGCGGATCAAGCGAATTCGCACTGCTGCGTAACGGTAAAGTAGAACAGCTCTACTCTCTTAATATCGGAACGGTACGGATAAAAGAGCTCTTCTTCGATACCGATAATATTCCCGGTGCAATCGCCTATATTGACGAAGCGCTAAAACAGCTCCCTAGCAGCCTCTCAACCGAAGCCCTCATCGGAGTCGGAGGGACCTTTCGTGCCCTCTCCCGTGCGTTAATGAAGAAAGAGTCATATCCTCTCAATAAACTTCATGCCTATACGACCGACAGTACTGCATTTTTGCGTTTTGCAGGCCAAATAATGGAGGCCGCACCCAAAAAACTCAAATCGCTGTTTATCAAACCCGATCGTTTCGACACCATAAAACCCGGAACCCTTATCTTGGATCGTATCATACGCCATATTCAGGCCAAAACATTGATCTGTAGCGGGGTCGGTGTTCGAGAAGGGGTATTTTTGAGTGATATGCTCCGTAATTCCGGGGACACATTTCCGGCTAACTATAACCCGAGTGTCCGATATCTTCTCGATACCTACGCCCAGCACAGTACCCACGCCCAGCAATGTGCCCATTTAAGCAAACGGCTTTTTGCACTGCTGCATATTCCTCTGGAAATCGATCCGTCCTATCGGTATGAGCTTGCCATTGCCGCAAAACTCCTCTCTATCGGAATCGGGATTCGTTACTACGCCTATCAGCGCCATAGCCACTATCTAGCCATGAGCGCACTCGATTACGGTCTCAGCCATCCGCAGTTGGCTTTGATCTCCCATCTTCTGCTATTTAAAAAAGGGGCCAGTTCCTCATCCTTGATTCCCAAAGACGGTTATGGGAAACTTTTGCCCGACAACGCTACGCTCGATACCCTAAGTTCCCTATTGTGGCTCTCGCATATCCTGTTGGCGGCACGGGTCGATGCTTCTGAGATTGAACTCAGCCTAGAGGGCAATCAATTAATTATCGGCGGAAAATCTACCTACCTGGCACGCGAGCAGCTCAAAAATATCGTTCTGCCTAAAAATCTGTCGGTGGTATTTGCTTAA
- a CDS encoding sensor histidine kinase, with amino-acid sequence MFSKRSIRRRFLFQLIVASAALVILFSSFLYLFIKQSIYDEKQAELIGYAENISSYKSLLSTQQNNADTMMGLTVELITLSQNDEHLDFYETTHKDKSTTLTLIYPFDFEHSSYLKVSRDITPTKRLLRKIMNSIYLINAVGFVVIILYAIAFSKMLIAPISALSRRLANMNEHLIRPIKVEQLPDEFEPLGETLNRLIARIQNFVKYQKELFIGAAHELKTPLAVIKLKNQVTLIKKRTPEEYIEAIKITNQSVDEMNKIVADILNIGRQEGAQLEIPVQTDIIQILKKWEGDFKLLANSENKTLLTRFEPDAFSAVLQVTLLNQILQNFLQNALKFTPEGKTILFQSHMNGVGIVIEVIDEGCGIDESVDLFAPFKRQGNKSGVGLGLFLAKSAAEAIGATITLTNREDGIDGTCARLILPSKLCCVIPQR; translated from the coding sequence TTGTTTTCCAAAAGAAGCATAAGACGACGCTTTCTCTTTCAACTCATTGTCGCTTCGGCGGCATTGGTTATCCTTTTTTCCTCCTTTTTGTATCTTTTTATCAAACAATCGATTTACGACGAAAAACAGGCTGAGCTGATCGGTTACGCCGAAAATATCTCCTCGTATAAATCCCTTTTATCCACCCAGCAGAATAATGCCGATACTATGATGGGACTTACGGTAGAGCTCATAACCCTGAGCCAAAACGATGAACACCTCGATTTTTACGAAACAACCCATAAAGACAAAAGCACGACGCTGACGCTCATCTACCCGTTTGACTTTGAACACTCGTCGTATCTGAAAGTGAGCCGTGACATCACCCCGACCAAGCGGCTGCTCCGAAAAATCATGAACTCGATTTATCTTATCAATGCCGTCGGTTTTGTCGTCATTATCCTCTATGCCATCGCGTTTTCAAAAATGCTGATCGCTCCGATCAGTGCACTGAGCCGCCGGCTAGCCAACATGAACGAGCATTTGATCCGCCCTATCAAAGTCGAACAGCTCCCTGATGAATTTGAACCTCTGGGTGAGACTCTCAACCGTCTCATTGCCCGTATTCAAAACTTCGTCAAATACCAAAAAGAGCTCTTCATCGGTGCGGCACATGAGCTTAAGACCCCTCTCGCCGTCATCAAACTTAAAAATCAGGTCACGCTGATTAAAAAGCGGACTCCCGAAGAGTACATCGAAGCCATCAAGATTACGAATCAAAGTGTCGATGAGATGAATAAAATCGTCGCCGACATCCTCAATATCGGGCGTCAAGAGGGGGCACAACTTGAAATCCCGGTGCAAACCGATATTATCCAAATCCTAAAAAAATGGGAAGGTGATTTCAAGCTCTTGGCAAACAGCGAAAACAAAACGCTCCTCACCCGATTTGAGCCCGATGCTTTCAGTGCCGTATTGCAAGTAACCCTTCTCAATCAAATTTTGCAGAATTTCTTGCAGAATGCTCTCAAATTTACTCCGGAGGGAAAAACTATCCTTTTTCAAAGCCATATGAACGGGGTAGGGATCGTTATCGAAGTGATTGATGAGGGATGCGGTATCGATGAGAGTGTCGATCTATTTGCACCGTTTAAACGCCAAGGAAACAAGTCGGGTGTAGGGTTGGGGCTCTTTTTAGCCAAAAGTGCCGCAGAAGCGATAGGAGCTACTATTACTTTAACAAATAGAGAGGACGGAATCGACGGCACATGTGCCCGCCTTATCCTCCCCTCGAAACTGTGTTGCGTCATTCCGCAACGATAA
- a CDS encoding dihydroneopterin aldolase — protein MKILIENLTFDAIIGILDFERTDPQQVQIDCTIDYTYTGDNFINYADIACMIETTVQTEQFELIETALEVLAAKLKLSFPLIDALSLTFRKPNILPNCTVGVQKNFIF, from the coding sequence ATGAAAATATTAATCGAGAATCTTACCTTCGATGCGATCATCGGGATTCTCGATTTTGAGCGTACCGACCCACAACAGGTGCAAATCGACTGCACTATCGACTATACCTACACCGGCGACAATTTCATCAATTACGCCGACATAGCCTGCATGATTGAAACAACCGTACAAACGGAGCAATTTGAGCTGATTGAAACTGCTCTTGAGGTTCTCGCAGCAAAATTAAAGCTCTCTTTTCCGTTAATCGATGCCCTTTCACTTACCTTCCGAAAACCGAATATTCTTCCAAATTGCACCGTCGGTGTTCAAAAAAATTTCATTTTTTAA